In Bacteroidota bacterium, one genomic interval encodes:
- a CDS encoding SPOR domain-containing protein: MKLLFSNTKMIQMYAFLFLVALFASSCSSVSDENKKEESAVTSNQLDTIKSVDNAPSVDSKVEVPKSFLYIIQIGAYSTFEKAKKFREAIKNKLSEEIFVSFDKRTSLYVVRLKPRETRAEAEEIRTKLRATKEFSDAFILTVEI, from the coding sequence ATGATTCAAATGTACGCCTTTCTTTTTTTGGTGGCGTTGTTTGCATCATCATGTTCCTCGGTTTCAGATGAAAATAAAAAAGAAGAGTCGGCAGTAACCTCTAATCAACTTGATACAATCAAATCTGTTGATAACGCTCCCTCTGTTGATTCAAAGGTGGAAGTGCCAAAATCCTTCCTTTATATTATTCAGATTGGCGCCTACAGCACATTCGAAAAAGCAAAAAAGTTTCGGGAAGCAATAAAGAATAAATTAAGTGAAGAAATTTTTGTAAGTTTCGACAAGAGAACTTCACTTTATGTGGTGAGATTAAAACCGCGTGAAACTCGGGCAGAGGCAGAGGAGATCAGGACTAAATTACGCGCGACAAAAGAATTTTCCGACGCCTTTATTTTAACGGTAGAGATTTAA